A portion of the Catenuloplanes indicus genome contains these proteins:
- a CDS encoding DUF6221 family protein — MAATGRVDPYAAQLLALPYADRDGYRDEWRPA; from the coding sequence GTGGCCGCAACCGGCCGTGTCGACCCGTACGCCGCGCAGCTGCTCGCACTCCCGTACGCAGATCGTGACGGATACCGGGACGAGTGGCGGCCCGCGTGA